From the genome of Gracilinanus agilis isolate LMUSP501 chromosome 2, AgileGrace, whole genome shotgun sequence, one region includes:
- the HABP2 gene encoding LOW QUALITY PROTEIN: hyaluronan-binding protein 2 (The sequence of the model RefSeq protein was modified relative to this genomic sequence to represent the inferred CDS: deleted 1 base in 1 codon) produces the protein MSESLRKSGSSEMFSFLTSLLESIDKDWTPDDYEYYEYYDYETSSNNVTENQSYANWISTEGPCQPNPCLHGGDCVINGDNFTCDCPAPFTGVKCQTVLNPCQNNRCGKGECLVIRTPPYYKCACHHPYKGPNCSKVNPACRPNPCKNGGVCRRNRRRSKFTCSCPDGFKGKFCEIGPDDCYEGNGLNYRGKVSKTISHLTCLHWNSYLLLEEAYNIFMEDAKKHDIGEHNYCRNPDGDKSPWCFAKLDKNTVIWEFCDVTPCSSSDVSESPWKPIDLSVSNQMFSTCGMPELDAKIKRIYGGLKSTPGKHPWQASLQLTSPQTISSPKGHLCGGILIEPCWVVTAAHCVMLKAKELRVVLGDQDLIKPESNEQTFKVEKIFSHPDYYDDSQVPYNDIALLKLKSVNGHCAQETKYVKTVCLSEESFPTGTECYISGWGMTSTGKASRHLLDANVILISKSRCNAPDQYDNLIDDTMICAGTQGTDSCQGDSGGPLTCERDGKYYLYGVVSWGFRCGKKPGVYTLVPKFHSWIKDTIREESELYRWFLNQ, from the exons ATTGGACTCCTGATGACTATGAATACTATGAATATTATGACTACGAAACATCTTCAAATAATGTAACTGAGAATCAAAGTTATGCTAATTGGATTTCTACAGAAG GTCCATGTCAGCCTAATCCTTGTCTGCATGGCGGTGATTGTGTTATAAATGGAGACAACTTCACATGTGATTGTCCTGCCCCATTCACTGGGGTGAAATGCCAAACTG TACTCAACCCATGCCAGAATAATCGTTGTGGCAAAGGAGAATGTCTTGTTATCCGGACTCCACCCTATTACAAATGTGCCTGCCACCATCCATATAAGGGTCCAAATTGCTCAAAAG TCAATCCAGCATGTAGACCAAATCCCTGCAAAAATGGAGGTGTCTGCAGGCGGAACAGGCGGAGATCCAAGTTTACATGTAGCTGCCCTGATGGATTCAAGGGGAAATTCTGTGAAATAG GTCCTGATGACTGTTATGAAGGCAATGGCCTCAACTACCGGGGGAAAGTCAGTAAGACAATTAGCCACCTCACTTGTCTTCACTGGAACTCTTACCTACTCTTAGAGGAGGCTTATAACATATTTATGGAAGATGCCAAGAAACATGATATTGGTGAACACAACTACTGCAG GAATCCAGATGGTGACAAAAGTCCTTGGTGCTTTGCTAAATTGGACAAGAACACAGTGATTTGGGAATTCTGTGATGTCACTCCTTGCTCATCCTCAG ATGTCTCCGAGTCCCCATGGAAGCCTATTGATCTCTCTGTTTCAAATCAAATGTTCAGCACCTGTGGGATGCCAGAGCTAGATGCAAAAATCAAAAGGATCTATGGAGGTCTCAAGAGTACTCCGGGGAAACACCCCTGGCAGGCATCTCTCCAACTGACTTCACCACAGACGATCTCATCACCGAAAGGGCACTTGTGTGGAGGCATACTCATTGAGCCCTGTTGGGTTGTCACTGCTGCACACTGCGTAAT GTTAAAAGCCAAGGAGTTACGAGTTGTTCTTGGTGATCAAGACCTGATTAAACCTGAATCCAATGAACAGACATTTAAGGTGGAGAAGATATTTTCCCACCCAGATTATTATGATGACAGCCAGGTTCCCTATAATGATATTG cTTTGCTTAAATTAAAGTCAGTGAATGGTCACTGTGCTCAAGAAACTAAATATGTAAAGACAGTATGCTTATCTGAGGAATCATTTCCTACTGGGACAGAATGCTACATTTCTGGATGGGGAATGACATCAACAG GAAAAGCATCTCGACATCTCCTGGATGCTAACGTCATACTGATCTCCAAATCTCGTTGTAATGCACCTGACCAATATGATAACTTGATTGATGACACCATGATCTGTGCAGGCACACAGGGGACGGACTCCTGCCAA GGTGATTCTGGTGGCCCTTTAACCTGTGAAAGGGATGGCAAATATTATCTCTATGGGGTTGTGAGCTGGGGCTTTCGATGTGGGAAAAAACCAGGAGTCTATACTCTAGTGCCCAAGTTCCACAGCTGGATCAAAGATACCATTCGTGAAGAATCTGAATTATAT AGATGGTTCCTGAACCAGTAG